The window CAGAATCGCGCGGTGGATTAGCTTTGCTTTGTGTTGGCTTTGGAGGACGCACTGCAATTCCCGCCATAATGTCATTAATTTGGTCAGCATCAATCGTTTCATATTCCATTAAAGCAGCTGTCATCGCTTCCACTTTATCGCGATTATCTTCTAACAACTTACGTGCAATACCGTATTGCTCATCCAAAATACGACGAATTTCTGCATCAACTTTCTGCTGCGTAGCCTCAGAAACCGTTTTTGAACTCATGCTACCAAAGAAAGAGTCTTGCTCATCACCTGCGTACACCATAATACCAAGCGCATCACTCATACCGTACTTAGTTACCATAGAGCGTGCTAGTTTAGTCGCACGTTCAAAGTCGTTTGAGGCGCCAGTAGACATTTGATGCATGAAGATTTCTTCAGCAATACGACCGCCAAATAAAATAGAAATCTCTTCCAACATTTTATCTTTATAGTTACTGATGCGGTCAAACTCTGGCAATTGCCATGTTAAGCCTAATGCCCAACCACGCGGCATAATCGTTACTTTATGTACAGGGTCTGCTTTAGGTAATAATTTAGCCACTACCGCATGACCAGACTCATGATAAGCAGTATTACGACGCTCCTCTTCACGCATCACCATAGACTTACGCTCTGGACCCATAAAGATTTTATCTTTAGCGTCTTCAAAATCTTGCATATCTACAGTACGTTTGTTGCGGCGTGCAGCAAATAAGGCCGCTTCATTCACTAAGTTTGCTAAATCTGCACCTGAGAAGCCTGGCGTACCACGCGCTAAAATGTCTGCTTTCACATCCACATCAATTGGCACTTTACGCATATGCACCATCAAAATTTGCTCACGACCTTTAATATCAGGCAATGACACCATCACTTGACGGTCGAAACGACCCGGACGTAACAAGGCTTTATCTAGCACATCTGCACGGTTAGTCGCGGCAATCACAATCACGCCAGAGTTACCTTCAAAGCCATCCATTTCAACCAATAATTGGTTTAATGTTTGTTCGCGCTCATCATTACCACCACCTGTGCCAGATCCACGGCTACGGCCTACCGCATCAATCTCATCAATGAAGATGATGCATGGTGAGTTTTTCTTCGCGTTCTCAAACATATCGCGCACGCGAGATGCACCAACACCCACAAACATCTCTACGAAGTCAGAACCTGAAATAGTGAAGAACGGTACTTTTGCTTCACCCGCAATCGCACGAGCAAGCAAAGTTTTACCCGTTCCTGGAGGGCCAACCATGAGTACACCACGTGGGATACGACCACCTAGTTTTTGGAATTTAGTTGGGTCACGTAAAAATTCTACAATTTCAGTGACTTCCTCTTTGGCTTCATCACAACCTGCAACATCAGCAAATGTTGTGGTGTTATTAGTTTCATCTAATTGGCGCGCCTTGCTTTTTCCAAAGGAGAATGGACCACCGCCTTTGCCGCCGCCTTGCATTTGGCGCATAAAGAAAATCCAAACGCCAATTAACAATATCATTGGGAACCATGAGACAAAAATGCTCATCAATAATGATTGTTCTTCATCTGGCTTAGCTTCAACAGTGACATTATTTTTCAATAAGTCAGAAACTAACCAAGGGTCAGAAGGTGCAAAGGTGTTGAATTTTTTACCATCGTGCGTTGTGCCGTGCAATACGCGTCCGTCAATTTGCACTTTATCAATTTGACCATTTTTCACTTGTTGAATAAATTGTGAGTACACAACTTGGCTATCTGCGCCATTTTTAACGCCAGACACGTTGAAAATCGCCAGCAACACCATGGCAATCGCTAACCAAATGGCAATATTCTTAAATATATTGTTCAAAATATCGTTCCTTTTTTTGAAAGGGAATTATCTTATGTAGCTAATTCACTACTTTATGACTACTTGTTTAATTCACTACTTGCTAATTTTATAGTTACTATATTACGCTTTTTACAAAAATTGTCTTTAGGATTAACCATAAAATAGCGCTCTTGATTATGGTTTACGCCCTAGTCCTAACAAATACACTTCGCTACTTCTGCCACGGGACGCTTTGGGTTTACGCGTCACGACTTTATCAAAGATCGTCCGCATATTTTTTACAATGTCGTCAAAACCTTCGCCTATAAATACCTTGACCAAAAAATTGCCACTTGGTTTCAGCCATTCTTTACTAAACTCTAAGGCCAACTCAGTTAAATATGCTGCGCCAGCCTGGTCAACAATAGTTATACCTGACATATTGGGTGCCATATCGGCAATTACAAGGTCTACTTGCTTGCCATTTAAACTTTTTTCCAATATTTCGAGTATGGTTTCTTCACGAAAATCGCCTTGAATAAACTCCACACCTTTAATTGGCTCCATTTCCAGCAAATCTAAAGCAATAATACGTCCCTGACCCTTTAATCGCTGAACGGCTACTTGCGACCAACTGCCTGGGGTTGAGCCTAAGTCTACGATAGTCATACCCGGCTTAATCAGCTTGTCTTTATCGTCTATCTCTGTAAGCTTATAGGCTGCGCGCGCTCTATAGCCTTCTTTTTGCGCACGTTTTACAAATTCATCATTGATATGTTCGTGCATCCAAGCTTTGCTGGAAGGTTTTAGTTTCATCTGTTAAACTGCTCGCCTATATAAATCAATAAGATAACTCAAGAAGACATACCGCCGTGAACTCAAAACAAATTAGCTACTTACGTGGCCTTGCACACAATTTAAATCCAGTTGTTATGATAAGTAATAAAGGCTTATCAGAGGCTGTTTTAAAAGAAATTAACCTGAACTTAGATGCACATGAACTGATTAAGATTAAAGTTGCGGGTGATGATAGAGAATTACGTGCCCAATTGTTGGTAGATATTTGCGCACAAACTAACGCAATTGTAGTACATCACATTGGAAAACAATTAGTGGTTTATAGAAAATCAGCTACTAAGCCAAAAATTGTTGTTCCAACAAAATAGTGCTTGATATAGAAGCGTTTTTGAATCGCTTCTATATAGTCACTTAACTTCAAAACTAGCTATTTTTTCACAACCACCACAAAACCTAACAAGCATTGCACCACATAAGCAATGCTTGCCACGCCGTGCCAAGCTTTAAATCGATTAGCAAACACGCTTTGCATCACGTCTGCAGGAAAGGCATCCGCCTTTAGCTGCGCCAATATCGGTTGAATACCAAAATGCCCAGCCAGTACTAACAACAACATCACAAACAATGCCCAAAAGTAGGACTGTTTCAGCGCCTGTGTACCATGACCTAGCAAACGGTGAATCAGCAGATAAAATGCTGAGAACAAACCTAAGTAAGACACATAGGTAAAAAATTGCCCCGCCAGCTGACCTGCTAATTGATGATCTTCCAGAGTGTGAAATAGCGAATATGCAACTGCGCCCGTTGTCCACAACGCGCCGACCCAGAAAGTGATCAGTATCAAACTAAATTTATCTAGCCAATGATTTGTCATTAGATATATTGCACTTCTAGAATTTCATATTCTTTAACGCCACCGGGTGCCATCACTTCGGCGACATCGCCTTCTGACTTACCGATTAAACCACGTGAAATCGGTGAACTCACTGAAATTTTACCATTTTTAATATCGGCTTCATCGTCACCAACAATTTGATAGGTGATGATGCTACCGCTATCTAAATCTTCGATTCTAACGGTTGAGCCAAATACACAGCGGCCATCAGCATGCAGCGTTGATGGATCAATAATCATGGCATTTGAAAGCTTAGCTTCAACTTCAGCAATGCGACCTTCAATAAAGCTTTGGCGTTCTTTAGCCGCCTCGTATTCAGCGTTTTCAGATAGATCGCCCTGCGCACGCGCTTCTGCAATGGCCTGAATGACCCATGGTCGATCTACGCTGCGCAAGCGCAAAAGCTCCTCTTTTAGTTGCTCTGCGCCTTTAACGGTAACGGGTATTTGGGTAACTGCCATATTGCTAAACCTTATCTAAAATCTATTAAGCTAAAAAAATAAACCACACTCATACAGAGTGTGGCTTTTAAAACACACACTAAAAAATTAAGTGTGGTTATGAATTAAAAATCTAGTGTATTTTAAGAAAGCTTTTTATGCAAGTCTTGAAGTGACTCAACCGTCAATTCTTGCATATGCGCCATACCTACACATGCTGCTTTAGCACCAGCCAGCGTTGTGTAGTAAGTCACTTTATTTTGCAACGCGCTACGACGAATTTCGTAAGAATCAACAACTGCACGCTTGTCTTCAGTCACGTTCACAATAAAGCTAATGTCGCCATTTTTAATCATATCGACAATATGCGGACGACCTTCTGCCACTTTATTCACTGAAGCTACTTTTAGACCATTAGCCGTCAATGCAGTTGCTGTGCCTTTAGTCGCGACCAACTCAAAACCTAAATCATGCAAGGCATGGGCAATTTCAACTACTTTATTGTAATCTTCTTTACGCACACTAATAAATGCTCTGCCGCCTTCAGGCAGCTTAGTAGAAGCACCAAGCTGTGACTTGAGGAAAGCTTCTGCAAATGTTGCACCAACGCCCATCACTTCACCTGTAGACTTCATTTCTGGACCTAAGATAGTATCTACGCCCGGGAACTTAATGAACGGGAATACCGCTTCTTTAACTGAATAGAATGGAGGAACAATCTCGCGCGTCACGCCTTGCGCTTTAAGTGAAGTTCCGATCATGCAGCGCGCAGCCACTTTAGCCAATTGCAAACCACAGGCTTTAGAAACAAACGGCACTGTGCGTGATGCACGTGGATTTACTTCTAACACAAAGACTGTTTTACCTTGAATAGCAAACTGCACATTCATTAAACCTACTACACCCAAGGCACGTGCCATTTGTTTAGTTTGGTCACGCAACTCATCTTGCAGTTTTGCTGATAAGCTAAACGG is drawn from Methylotenera versatilis 301 and contains these coding sequences:
- the ftsH gene encoding ATP-dependent zinc metalloprotease FtsH, whose translation is MNNIFKNIAIWLAIAMVLLAIFNVSGVKNGADSQVVYSQFIQQVKNGQIDKVQIDGRVLHGTTHDGKKFNTFAPSDPWLVSDLLKNNVTVEAKPDEEQSLLMSIFVSWFPMILLIGVWIFFMRQMQGGGKGGGPFSFGKSKARQLDETNNTTTFADVAGCDEAKEEVTEIVEFLRDPTKFQKLGGRIPRGVLMVGPPGTGKTLLARAIAGEAKVPFFTISGSDFVEMFVGVGASRVRDMFENAKKNSPCIIFIDEIDAVGRSRGSGTGGGNDEREQTLNQLLVEMDGFEGNSGVIVIAATNRADVLDKALLRPGRFDRQVMVSLPDIKGREQILMVHMRKVPIDVDVKADILARGTPGFSGADLANLVNEAALFAARRNKRTVDMQDFEDAKDKIFMGPERKSMVMREEERRNTAYHESGHAVVAKLLPKADPVHKVTIMPRGWALGLTWQLPEFDRISNYKDKMLEEISILFGGRIAEEIFMHQMSTGASNDFERATKLARSMVTKYGMSDALGIMVYAGDEQDSFFGSMSSKTVSEATQQKVDAEIRRILDEQYGIARKLLEDNRDKVEAMTAALMEYETIDADQINDIMAGIAVRPPKPTQSKANPPRDSGSAGLGAKPTPQPTAKNE
- the rlmE gene encoding 23S rRNA (uridine(2552)-2'-O)-methyltransferase RlmE, with protein sequence MKLKPSSKAWMHEHINDEFVKRAQKEGYRARAAYKLTEIDDKDKLIKPGMTIVDLGSTPGSWSQVAVQRLKGQGRIIALDLLEMEPIKGVEFIQGDFREETILEILEKSLNGKQVDLVIADMAPNMSGITIVDQAGAAYLTELALEFSKEWLKPSGNFLVKVFIGEGFDDIVKNMRTIFDKVVTRKPKASRGRSSEVYLLGLGRKP
- a CDS encoding YhbY family RNA-binding protein: MNSKQISYLRGLAHNLNPVVMISNKGLSEAVLKEINLNLDAHELIKIKVAGDDRELRAQLLVDICAQTNAIVVHHIGKQLVVYRKSATKPKIVVPTK
- a CDS encoding DUF4149 domain-containing protein gives rise to the protein MTNHWLDKFSLILITFWVGALWTTGAVAYSLFHTLEDHQLAGQLAGQFFTYVSYLGLFSAFYLLIHRLLGHGTQALKQSYFWALFVMLLLVLAGHFGIQPILAQLKADAFPADVMQSVFANRFKAWHGVASIAYVVQCLLGFVVVVKK
- the greA gene encoding transcription elongation factor GreA; the encoded protein is MAVTQIPVTVKGAEQLKEELLRLRSVDRPWVIQAIAEARAQGDLSENAEYEAAKERQSFIEGRIAEVEAKLSNAMIIDPSTLHADGRCVFGSTVRIEDLDSGSIITYQIVGDDEADIKNGKISVSSPISRGLIGKSEGDVAEVMAPGGVKEYEILEVQYI